The following coding sequences are from one Ornithorhynchus anatinus isolate Pmale09 chromosome 11, mOrnAna1.pri.v4, whole genome shotgun sequence window:
- the LOC100088641 gene encoding carbohydrate sulfotransferase 4-like has product MLPKRMVKMLLVVVAFQFAAITLFFQLQIQRRGPCSGEETGTRVHVLILSSWRSGSSFVGQLFSQHPDVFYLMEPAWHVWEALSQGRATVLHMAVRDLVRSVFLCDMDVFDAYMGPGSRKQSSLFQWPVSRALCSPPACGLFQRDDIIGQTDCNTVCGQEPFTVVAEACRSYSHVVVKEVRFFNLQVLYPLLTDPSLDLHVVHLVRDPRAVFHSREATGSYLTRDTRIVLGQQWESSKEEDRPYRFMEAICQSHREIFEAARALPASLRSRYLLLRYEDLARAPLAQVSRLYNFTGLHFLPRLQQWVHNVTRGRGLGQHPFHTNARSALNVSQAWRWSLPYEKVARLQDICKEAMALLGYRPVLSEREQGDRSLDLLTTMRPLQPSGPGP; this is encoded by the coding sequence ATGCTACCGAAGAGGATGGTGAAGATGCTGCTGGTCGTCGTGGCGTTCCAGTTCGCTGCCATCACCCTCTTCTTCCAGCTGCAGATCCAACGCCGAGGCCCCTGCTCCGGGGAGGAGACCGGGACCCGCGTGCACGTGCTGATCCTGTCCTCGTGGCGCTCGGGCTCCTCCTTCGTGGGGCAGCTCTTCAGCCAGCACCCGGACGTCTTCTACCTGATGGAGCCCGCCTGGCACGTGTGGGAAGCCCTGTCTCAGGGCAGGGCCACCGTGCTCCACATGGCCGTGCGGGACCTGGTGCGTTCCGTCTTCCTCTGCGACATGGACGTCTTCGATGCCTACATGGGCCCCGGCTCCAGGAAACAGTCCAGCCTCTTCCAGTGGCCGGTCAGCCGGGCCCTCTGCTCCCCGCCGGCCTGTGGCCTTTTCCAGCGGGATGACATCATCGGTCAGACCGACTGCAATACCGTGTGCGGACAAGAGCCCTTCACGGTGGTGGCGGAGGCCTGCCGCTCCTACAGCCACGTGGTGGTCAAGGAGGTGCGCTTCTTCAACTTGCAGGTTCTCTACCCGCTGCTGACCGACCCCTCCCTCGACCTGCACGTCGTCCATCTGGTGCGCGACCCCCGGGCCGTGTTCCACTCCCGAGAGGCCACCGGCAGTTACCTGACGCGGGACACACGGATCGTACTGGGGCAGcagtgggagagcagcaaggaggaGGACCGACCCTACCGCTTCATGGAGGCCATCTGCCAGAGCCACAGGGAGATCTTCGAGGCCGCGCGGGCCCTGCCCGCCTCCCTGCGGAGCCGTTACCTGCTGCTGCGCTACGAGGACCTGGCCCGGGCCCCGCTGGCCCAGGTCTCCCGGCTGTACAACTTCACGGGGCTCCACTTCCTGCCTCGCCTTCAGCAGTGGGTGCACAACGTGACCCGCGGCCGGGGCCTGGGGCAGCACCCGTTCCACACGAACGCCCGGAGCGCCCTCAacgtctcccaggcctggcgcTGGTCCCTGCCTTACGAGAAGGTGGCCCGCCTGCAGGACATCTGCAAGGAGGCCATGGCCCTGCTGGGCTACCGGCCCGTCCTTTCTGAGCGGGAGCAGGGGGACCGGTCACTGGACCTGCTGACCACCATGAGGCCCTTGCAGCCGAGCGGCCCGGGGCCCTGA